One genomic region from Bradyrhizobium icense encodes:
- a CDS encoding PD40 domain-containing protein — protein sequence MVLKMLRILSLVLMGMLTASYPSEAQQVPRINCGAPHQRDLNLTPIGDGPLQLRAVYCQIVRTTLYPSNMPMVSPDGQSIAYLENDAILRIAQLDNSDGWIDYRTKMGVFSRFGRSGRSRPAVAWASNSKSVWAANHDAVMPSGFATSPLQPLKTVDDGSILTLPPLQHEAGPLDGLLWAGGDGLAVAQFGTRGGYYRPEHPDPNPSFAIVDAQRGLVRDTLAFSAIEALKDRAKGSPHAAITDAAATRLRDGKVRTLLNVGRWVVWTEGQAPVTITDPYADDFYSHSHIVMSPDGSRVLVARFIGPREMICERRPRPDCGTRDPPVEGVIAAMHDLEDGRLLWSIRATVSYKYEGPPPAISPDGRFALIELPPEGDRPLIALVALEDGRIVQTIPAPSGYFGMGFARDGQSVWTHAHGLTALYDVQSHRQQ from the coding sequence ATGGTCCTCAAGATGTTACGCATCTTAAGTCTCGTTTTGATGGGCATGCTTACCGCCAGCTACCCGTCCGAAGCCCAGCAAGTGCCACGGATCAACTGTGGAGCCCCGCACCAGCGCGACCTAAACCTCACGCCGATCGGTGACGGGCCGTTGCAGCTCAGGGCGGTTTACTGCCAGATCGTTCGCACGACCTTGTATCCGTCAAACATGCCGATGGTATCGCCGGACGGTCAATCAATCGCTTATCTCGAGAATGACGCGATCCTGCGAATTGCGCAGCTCGACAATAGCGATGGCTGGATCGACTATCGAACCAAGATGGGCGTATTTTCGCGGTTTGGCCGAAGCGGACGGTCCCGCCCTGCTGTTGCCTGGGCCTCGAATTCAAAATCTGTGTGGGCTGCAAATCACGACGCAGTGATGCCGAGCGGATTTGCGACATCTCCGCTGCAGCCGCTGAAGACAGTCGACGACGGCAGCATCCTGACGCTCCCTCCGCTTCAACATGAAGCGGGCCCGCTGGATGGGTTGTTGTGGGCGGGCGGCGACGGGCTGGCTGTGGCCCAGTTTGGGACGAGAGGAGGCTACTATCGGCCCGAGCATCCAGACCCGAATCCGTCATTCGCAATCGTCGACGCACAACGCGGCCTAGTGCGAGATACGCTTGCGTTCTCGGCCATCGAAGCTCTCAAGGACCGCGCAAAGGGATCACCGCACGCCGCTATAACAGACGCGGCAGCAACACGGCTCCGGGATGGCAAGGTGCGAACGCTATTAAATGTCGGCCGGTGGGTAGTCTGGACCGAAGGCCAAGCTCCGGTCACCATAACCGATCCCTATGCCGACGACTTCTATAGTCATAGTCACATCGTCATGTCGCCTGATGGATCGCGCGTTCTGGTGGCACGCTTCATTGGGCCAAGGGAAATGATATGCGAGCGCAGGCCACGTCCAGATTGCGGCACGCGCGATCCCCCTGTGGAGGGCGTGATCGCGGCCATGCACGATCTCGAAGACGGTCGCCTGCTTTGGAGCATTCGGGCGACGGTCAGCTACAAATACGAAGGCCCGCCCCCCGCGATCAGTCCGGACGGCCGGTTTGCGCTGATCGAATTGCCTCCCGAAGGTGACCGACCGTTAATTGCGCTGGTCGCTCTGGAGGACGGAAGAATTGTACAGACCATTCCTGCGCCCAGCGGATATTTTGGGATGGGCTTTGCACGCGACGGCCAGTCCGTCTGGACGCATGCACATGGACTGACGGCTCTTTACGACGTTCAGTCGCACCGACAGCAGTGA
- a CDS encoding lysophospholipid acyltransferase family protein, whose translation MKRLLRDLLRSSWVQRALGVLAAEYLRLVWLTNRFSYEPADVYERVEPEMPAIFAFWHGQHFMTPFIKTKESHRAKVLISRHRDGEFNAIAAERLGIGTIRGSGDHGGAFHRKGGVGAFREMLQALEDGWNVATTADVPKRARVSGLGLIMLARESGRPIMPFAMVTSRFIRLKNWDSTTINLPFGRGAVVGIEAVHVPPDADAETMEKLRLQVESYLNEATRRAYKAVGRPEAALG comes from the coding sequence TTGAAACGTCTCCTTCGCGATTTGCTGCGCAGCAGCTGGGTTCAGCGCGCGCTGGGCGTGCTTGCGGCCGAATATCTGCGGCTGGTCTGGCTGACCAACCGCTTCAGCTATGAGCCGGCCGACGTCTATGAGCGGGTCGAGCCGGAGATGCCAGCGATCTTCGCGTTCTGGCACGGCCAGCATTTCATGACGCCATTCATCAAGACCAAGGAGAGCCACCGCGCCAAGGTCCTGATCTCGCGGCACCGCGACGGCGAGTTCAACGCCATCGCCGCCGAGCGGCTTGGCATCGGAACCATCAGGGGGTCCGGCGATCATGGCGGCGCCTTTCACCGCAAGGGCGGCGTCGGCGCCTTCCGCGAGATGCTGCAGGCGCTGGAAGACGGCTGGAACGTCGCGACCACCGCCGACGTACCCAAGCGCGCCCGCGTGAGCGGGCTCGGCCTCATCATGCTGGCGCGGGAGTCTGGCCGACCGATCATGCCCTTTGCGATGGTGACCAGCCGCTTCATCCGGTTGAAGAACTGGGACTCCACCACCATCAATTTGCCATTCGGACGCGGTGCGGTGGTCGGCATCGAGGCGGTTCATGTGCCGCCGGATGCCGATGCCGAGACTATGGAAAAGCTGCGCCTTCAGGTAGAATCCTATCTGAACGAAGCGACCCGTCGCGCCTATAAGGCGGTCGGACGTCCGGAGGCCGCTCTTGGCTAA
- a CDS encoding DUF6101 family protein, with protein MRRQTATSGINPAGSSRALRLDPLSLPLSFHAHDTRADGGVRRIELHRERVVLHRAVKGMRMAINVRVSDFLGVALRGLDDDAQMLVLAHRDPSLNIPLCVSSDDEEIASAWQMWSDIFALPLLTEDDHREPAARRRRHNAIRARRPKFLVRRRLGNLGNTETVHRDEREIIARD; from the coding sequence GTGAGGCGTCAAACAGCAACAAGCGGGATCAATCCCGCCGGGTCGAGCCGTGCACTGCGGCTCGACCCTCTTTCTCTGCCGCTCAGCTTCCATGCGCACGACACCCGTGCGGACGGCGGCGTGCGCAGGATCGAACTTCACCGCGAACGCGTCGTGCTGCACCGTGCCGTCAAGGGCATGCGGATGGCGATCAACGTCCGCGTCAGCGATTTTCTCGGCGTTGCGCTGCGCGGTCTGGACGACGACGCACAGATGCTGGTGCTGGCGCATCGCGACCCGTCCTTGAACATTCCCTTGTGCGTGAGTTCCGACGACGAGGAGATCGCCTCCGCCTGGCAGATGTGGAGCGACATCTTCGCACTGCCGCTTTTGACGGAAGACGATCATCGCGAACCGGCCGCCCGCCGCCGCCGCCACAACGCCATCCGCGCCCGCCGCCCGAAATTCCTGGTGCGCCGCCGGCTCGGCAATCTCGGCAATACCGAGACGGTTCATCGGGACGAACGCGAGATCATCGCGCGGGATTAG
- the lpxK gene encoding tetraacyldisaccharide 4'-kinase produces the protein MREPGFWHGPSSLNSHLLKPLGALYGAIAAQRLQRKGLHAGIPVLCVGNYHVGGAGKTPTVLALAKLMRDLGETPVVLSRGYGGELRGPVRVDPERHTAADVGDEPLMLASHLPVVVSRKRAEGVPLARSQGATVILMDDGFQNPSIVKDASLIVIDSERGLGNGKVFPAGPLRAPLRPQLARTDALIVVGNGTAAEPVAAEIAAQGKPVLRARLKPDDAQVAALQGKRVLAFAGIGDPARFFNTLRLSGIDVVRQQAFADHHPYSQTEIEGLITEARRDGLTLVTTEKDLARLRDRQHIVPFAVTLEFDDPARLRKFVADRLFKARERKE, from the coding sequence ATGCGTGAGCCGGGCTTCTGGCACGGCCCGTCCTCGCTCAACTCGCATCTGTTGAAACCGCTCGGTGCGCTCTATGGCGCCATCGCCGCACAGCGCCTGCAGCGCAAGGGATTGCATGCCGGCATTCCCGTGCTCTGCGTCGGCAATTACCATGTCGGCGGCGCCGGCAAGACGCCGACCGTGCTGGCGCTGGCAAAGCTCATGCGCGACCTCGGCGAGACGCCGGTCGTGCTGAGCCGCGGCTATGGCGGCGAATTGCGCGGGCCGGTCCGGGTCGACCCGGAGCGGCACACGGCGGCCGATGTCGGCGACGAGCCGCTGATGCTGGCAAGCCATTTGCCGGTCGTGGTGTCGCGCAAGCGCGCCGAGGGCGTGCCGCTGGCACGCTCGCAAGGCGCGACCGTGATCCTGATGGACGACGGCTTCCAGAATCCGTCGATCGTCAAGGACGCATCCCTGATCGTGATCGACAGCGAACGCGGGCTCGGCAACGGCAAGGTATTTCCCGCCGGTCCGCTGCGTGCGCCGCTGCGGCCGCAACTGGCGCGTACCGACGCGCTGATCGTCGTCGGCAACGGCACGGCTGCCGAGCCCGTGGCCGCCGAGATCGCCGCGCAGGGCAAGCCGGTGCTGCGCGCGCGTTTGAAGCCGGATGACGCGCAGGTCGCGGCCCTTCAGGGCAAGCGCGTGCTGGCATTCGCCGGCATCGGCGATCCCGCGCGATTCTTCAACACGCTGCGCTTAAGCGGCATCGATGTCGTCAGGCAGCAGGCCTTCGCCGATCATCATCCGTATTCACAGACTGAGATCGAAGGCTTGATTACCGAGGCTCGGCGCGACGGGCTGACATTGGTGACGACGGAAAAGGATCTGGCGCGGCTGCGCGATCGGCAGCATATCGTGCCGTTCGCGGTAACGCTGGAGTTCGACGATCCTGCGCGTCTGCGAAAATTCGTCGCCGACCGGCTATTCAAGGCGCGCGAGAGGAAAGAGTAG
- a CDS encoding DUF2093 domain-containing protein, with protein MLNKFGPSGHGEAQVQYLDGDFRVISPGTYVRCAITDVRIPLDELKYWSVDLQEAYSIPSAVLQRHFPGALKSQG; from the coding sequence GTGCTCAATAAATTCGGCCCCTCGGGCCATGGCGAAGCGCAGGTGCAATATCTGGACGGCGATTTCCGGGTGATCTCGCCCGGAACCTACGTGCGCTGCGCCATCACCGACGTGCGGATCCCGCTCGACGAATTGAAGTACTGGAGCGTCGATCTGCAGGAGGCCTATTCGATTCCGAGCGCCGTGCTGCAGCGGCACTTTCCCGGCGCGCTGAAGTCGCAGGGTTGA
- a CDS encoding DUF4170 domain-containing protein: MPDSAPQQLLHLVIGGELTDLEHTTFKDLDQVDIVGVYPNYASALAAWKAKAQQTVDNAHMRYFVVHLHRLLDPGQDTKSSS; the protein is encoded by the coding sequence ATGCCAGATAGTGCCCCGCAGCAATTGCTGCATCTCGTCATCGGCGGCGAGTTGACCGACCTCGAACACACCACGTTCAAGGACCTCGACCAGGTCGACATCGTCGGCGTGTATCCCAACTACGCATCCGCTCTCGCGGCATGGAAGGCGAAGGCGCAGCAGACCGTGGACAACGCCCACATGCGCTACTTCGTGGTTCACCTCCACCGGCTGCTCGACCCAGGTCAAGACACGAAGTCCTCCAGTTGA
- a CDS encoding TldD/PmbA family protein: MNSSPSTASPPSKAPATSDLFDQSALSTLAQRLVEAAKRAGADAADAVAVRGVSQGVEVRDGRVEESERSEGDDVGLRVLVGRRQAVVSTNDISGDGVARLAERAVAMARVAPDDKYVGLADPSLLAREFADLDLLDRNIPTTSELERRACEAEAAGLAVKGVTKSGSASASSGIGGMVLVTSTGFHGSYLRSSHGISMTAISGEGTSMERDYDFTSAPHASDLDSPESVGRRAGERTVARANPRKVETCKVPVVYDPRVSGSLVGHLVGAINGASIARKTSFLKDKLGEQLFSKNIRIIDDPLRVRGLRSQTFDAEGVKVKKHALIDEGVLTTWLLDCATARELGMVTTGHAHRGVSSSPSPGSYNLHLEPGAMTPKELISDIKQGFYVTDLIGSGVNGVTGDYSRGASGFWIENGEITYPVSEVTIAGHLLAMFKSLVPANDLEFRYGVNAPTLRIEGLTLGGR, translated from the coding sequence GTGAACTCTTCACCATCCACGGCTTCGCCGCCTTCGAAGGCTCCCGCAACTTCCGACCTGTTCGACCAATCGGCGCTCTCGACGCTGGCGCAGCGGCTGGTCGAGGCCGCCAAGCGCGCGGGTGCGGACGCAGCAGACGCGGTCGCAGTGCGCGGGGTTTCGCAAGGCGTCGAGGTGCGCGATGGCCGGGTCGAGGAATCCGAGCGTTCCGAAGGCGACGACGTCGGATTGCGCGTGCTGGTCGGCCGGCGCCAGGCGGTGGTCTCGACCAACGATATTTCCGGCGACGGCGTCGCCAGGCTCGCCGAGCGGGCGGTCGCAATGGCTCGCGTCGCACCCGACGACAAATATGTCGGCCTCGCCGATCCCTCGCTGCTGGCGCGCGAGTTCGCCGATCTCGACCTGCTCGACCGCAACATTCCGACCACGAGCGAACTGGAGCGTCGCGCCTGCGAAGCGGAAGCCGCGGGCCTTGCGGTCAAGGGCGTGACCAAATCGGGCAGCGCGTCCGCCTCGAGCGGCATCGGCGGCATGGTGCTGGTGACCTCGACCGGCTTCCACGGCTCGTATTTGCGCTCCAGCCACGGCATCTCGATGACCGCGATCTCGGGTGAGGGCACCAGCATGGAGCGGGATTACGATTTCACCTCGGCCCCGCACGCGTCCGATCTCGATTCTCCCGAAAGCGTCGGCCGCCGGGCGGGCGAGCGTACCGTGGCGCGCGCCAATCCGCGCAAGGTCGAAACCTGCAAGGTGCCGGTCGTGTACGACCCGCGGGTATCGGGATCGCTGGTCGGGCATCTGGTCGGCGCCATCAACGGCGCCTCGATCGCGCGCAAGACCAGCTTCCTGAAGGACAAGCTCGGCGAGCAGTTGTTTTCGAAGAACATCCGCATCATCGACGATCCCTTGCGCGTGCGCGGCCTGCGCTCGCAGACTTTCGACGCCGAGGGCGTCAAGGTGAAGAAGCACGCGCTCATCGACGAGGGCGTGTTGACTACCTGGCTGCTGGACTGCGCCACCGCGCGCGAGCTCGGGATGGTCACGACCGGACATGCCCATCGCGGCGTGTCCTCGTCGCCCTCGCCGGGATCGTACAATCTGCATCTCGAACCCGGCGCGATGACGCCGAAGGAACTGATCTCCGACATCAAGCAGGGCTTTTACGTCACCGACCTGATCGGCTCCGGCGTCAACGGCGTGACCGGCGATTACAGCCGGGGCGCCTCCGGCTTCTGGATCGAGAACGGCGAGATCACTTATCCGGTCAGCGAAGTGACGATTGCCGGCCATCTGCTGGCGATGTTCAAGTCGCTGGTTCCGGCCAATGACCTGGAATTCCGCTACGGCGTCAACGCGCCGACGCTGCGCATCGAGGGCCTGACGCTTGGCGGACGCTGA
- a CDS encoding 3-deoxy-D-manno-octulosonic acid transferase: protein MANSLPMTLRVYRSLSSAVVPLSPALISRRLRLGKEDPARVGERRGMSADVRPPGPLVWIHGASVGEVLAAAALIERLRALNLRILVTSGTVTSAAIVAKRFPSDVIHQYVPYDSPRYVARFLDHWRPSLALFIESDLWPNLILSSAARRLPMVLINGRMSQRSFPRWRRVQGTISALLDKFDICLAQSQTDADRFTALGSRNVMVTGNLKLDVPAPPADGNKLDMLMSMTRGRPVVVAASTHPGEEEIVTATHRTLAGFFPGLLTVIVPRHPDRGEAIARMIAASGLNPTLRSHEDLPTATTDIYVADTMGELGLFYRLAPIVFMGGSLVEHGGQNPIEAIKLGASIVHGPHVFNFTDVYEALDSAGGARRADTQEMLIKQFGQMLADPNAREAVLTASERVVGQLGGALERTLFALEPYLLQLRIEMGAGNA, encoded by the coding sequence TTGGCTAACTCGCTACCGATGACGTTGCGCGTCTACCGGAGTCTTTCGTCCGCCGTGGTGCCATTGTCGCCTGCGTTGATCAGCCGGCGGTTGCGGCTTGGCAAGGAGGACCCGGCGCGGGTCGGCGAGCGCCGCGGCATGAGCGCCGATGTTCGCCCCCCTGGTCCGCTGGTGTGGATTCACGGCGCCAGCGTCGGCGAAGTGCTGGCGGCGGCGGCACTGATCGAGCGGCTGCGGGCGCTCAACCTGCGCATCCTCGTGACCTCGGGTACGGTGACCTCGGCTGCGATCGTCGCCAAGCGGTTCCCCTCCGACGTCATCCATCAATACGTGCCCTACGACTCGCCGCGCTACGTCGCGCGATTCCTCGATCACTGGCGGCCCTCGCTGGCGCTGTTCATCGAATCCGACCTGTGGCCGAACCTGATCCTGTCGAGCGCTGCGCGGCGGCTGCCGATGGTGCTGATCAACGGACGGATGTCGCAGCGCTCGTTTCCGCGCTGGCGCCGGGTCCAAGGGACCATCTCGGCGCTGCTCGACAAGTTCGACATCTGCCTGGCGCAGTCGCAGACCGATGCGGATCGCTTTACGGCGCTCGGCAGCCGCAACGTCATGGTCACGGGAAATCTCAAGCTCGACGTTCCGGCGCCGCCGGCCGACGGCAACAAGCTGGATATGCTGATGTCCATGACACGCGGCCGCCCGGTGGTGGTCGCGGCCTCCACGCATCCGGGCGAAGAAGAAATCGTGACGGCTACCCACCGGACGCTCGCCGGATTTTTCCCGGGGCTGCTGACGGTGATCGTGCCGCGGCACCCCGATCGCGGCGAGGCCATCGCGCGCATGATCGCAGCTTCCGGCCTCAATCCGACCCTGCGCTCGCACGAGGACTTGCCCACCGCCACGACCGACATCTATGTCGCCGACACCATGGGCGAACTGGGACTGTTCTACCGGCTGGCGCCGATCGTGTTCATGGGCGGATCGCTGGTCGAGCATGGCGGGCAGAATCCGATCGAGGCGATCAAGCTCGGCGCCTCGATCGTCCACGGTCCTCACGTCTTCAACTTCACCGACGTCTATGAAGCCCTCGATTCCGCCGGCGGCGCGCGGCGGGCCGACACGCAGGAAATGTTGATCAAGCAGTTCGGGCAAATGCTCGCCGATCCCAACGCGCGCGAAGCCGTGCTCACCGCGTCCGAGCGCGTGGTCGGCCAGCTCGGCGGCGCGCTGGAGCGAACGCTCTTTGCGCTCGAGCCGTATCTGCTGCAATTGCGGATCGAGATGGGAGCCGGAAATGCGTGA
- the ubiA gene encoding 4-hydroxybenzoate octaprenyltransferase, producing MSDATTRVADATGNWVDTRAPSWSQPYLRLSRYDRPIGSWLLLMPCWWSAALAAGIARDVAQLPLVIVLFFIGAFVMRGAGCAWNDITDRDLDASVERTRSRPLPAGQISVTQAFAFLVLQALIGLAVLLQFNRFAILTGIASLVIVAVYPFMKRITWWPQVVLGLAFSWGALMGFAVTLGRIDLTALVLYAGSIAWVIGYDTIYAHQDAEDDALIGIKSTARLFGARTHLALAVLYSLAVVLIGAALALGGARWPAWIGLIAFAAHLAWQIGRLNISDPALCLRIFKSNRDAGLLLFAGLLADAVMRSVS from the coding sequence ATGAGCGACGCGACGACCCGCGTTGCCGATGCGACCGGCAACTGGGTCGATACGCGTGCGCCGTCCTGGTCGCAGCCTTACCTGCGGCTTTCCCGTTACGACCGTCCGATCGGCTCGTGGCTGTTGCTGATGCCGTGCTGGTGGTCGGCGGCGCTAGCCGCCGGAATCGCGCGCGACGTCGCGCAACTGCCGCTCGTGATCGTGCTGTTCTTCATCGGCGCCTTCGTCATGCGCGGCGCGGGGTGCGCCTGGAACGACATCACCGACCGCGACCTCGACGCCAGCGTCGAGCGCACGCGCTCGCGGCCGCTGCCCGCTGGTCAGATCAGCGTGACGCAGGCGTTCGCCTTCCTGGTCCTGCAGGCGCTGATCGGGCTCGCGGTGCTCTTGCAGTTCAACCGCTTCGCGATTCTGACCGGCATCGCCTCGCTCGTCATCGTCGCGGTCTATCCGTTCATGAAACGCATTACCTGGTGGCCGCAGGTCGTGCTGGGGCTGGCGTTCTCCTGGGGCGCGCTGATGGGATTTGCGGTCACGCTCGGCCGGATCGATCTCACCGCGCTCGTGCTCTATGCCGGCTCGATCGCGTGGGTGATCGGCTACGACACGATCTACGCCCATCAGGACGCCGAGGACGACGCGCTGATCGGCATCAAGTCCACCGCACGCCTGTTCGGCGCGCGCACCCATCTGGCGCTGGCGGTGCTTTATTCGCTCGCCGTGGTCCTGATCGGCGCCGCGCTGGCACTGGGCGGCGCGCGCTGGCCGGCCTGGATCGGGCTGATCGCGTTTGCCGCGCATCTCGCCTGGCAGATTGGCCGATTGAACATCAGCGATCCCGCGCTGTGCCTGCGCATCTTCAAGTCCAACCGCGATGCGGGGCTGTTGCTGTTTGCCGGATTGCTCGCAGATGCGGTGATGCGTTCGGTCTCGTAG
- a CDS encoding inositol monophosphatase family protein: protein MADADTADRIWARDAALLKDTVREAGALALALFRTELKNWTKGASSPVSEADIAVNELVERRLRAATPDYGWLSEESVDDDTRLGKKLVWIVDPIDGTRAYLAHREDWCVSVALVAGSMPVLAAVFAPASDEFFFAVHGKGTTLNEKPVRASAGTELDFSRMAGPKPLVQRLSSSPDDITLHPRIGSLALRLCRVADGSLDAAFAGGQSRDWDLAAANLIVQEANGRMTALSGDAIEYNRREVVHGVLVAAGYDRHARIVEHFRDRRSP, encoded by the coding sequence TTGGCGGACGCTGATACCGCCGACCGGATCTGGGCGCGCGATGCCGCGCTGCTGAAGGACACCGTGCGTGAGGCCGGCGCGCTGGCGCTGGCGCTGTTTCGCACCGAATTGAAGAACTGGACCAAGGGCGCTTCCTCGCCGGTGTCCGAGGCCGATATCGCCGTCAACGAGCTCGTGGAGCGGCGGCTGCGCGCGGCGACGCCGGATTATGGCTGGCTGTCGGAAGAGAGCGTCGACGACGACACACGTCTCGGCAAGAAGCTGGTCTGGATCGTCGATCCGATCGACGGCACCCGCGCCTATCTCGCGCATCGTGAAGACTGGTGCGTGAGCGTGGCGCTGGTCGCCGGCTCGATGCCGGTGCTGGCGGCGGTGTTCGCTCCGGCCAGCGACGAATTCTTCTTCGCGGTGCACGGCAAGGGCACCACGCTGAACGAAAAGCCGGTCCGCGCATCCGCTGGAACGGAACTCGATTTTTCCCGCATGGCGGGCCCGAAGCCGCTGGTGCAGCGGCTGAGTTCGTCGCCCGACGATATCACGCTGCATCCGCGAATCGGATCGCTGGCGCTGCGGCTGTGCCGGGTCGCCGATGGCAGTCTCGATGCCGCTTTTGCGGGCGGCCAGAGCCGCGATTGGGATCTTGCCGCGGCGAATTTGATCGTGCAGGAAGCGAATGGTAGAATGACTGCACTCTCGGGGGATGCGATTGAGTATAATCGCCGGGAGGTGGTGCACGGGGTGCTGGTGGCGGCGGGATACGATCGGCATGCGCGCATTGTCGAGCATTTCCGGGACCGCCGGTCGCCCTGA